ACAGGctattaccagcaacttcaggAGCTTAACTGCAGAAAGCCAGCAGCAAGGGGAGGAGGGTAGGCTATCGCTATCTCTGGCTCCCtcgagtcatttgtgtcttaattatttcatcactGTGCTTAAAACATAAGACAAGCTCATTAGCCTACATATAGGCTAGTTGATTTCTATATAGGGAAAAATACACCTTTTTAAATTtaaaccaatcgattggtcgaaagaagtCAAGATCTTTTGTTGTTGCGGACAGTCCTAGATGACATGCACCAAGTAGTGCACAATTTTACAAAATGTTGCAATTTCATTCACAAACATAGCTTGACCGCAAATACCAGCAGTACCTCAAAGTCCTGAAAGAGGGCCCAGtacttctcccatctctgcagggCCTCCAGTAAGGGCTTTACCTGGTCGTAATATTTCTTCACCTTCAATAGCGCAGCATCATGCAGCGCCAACAACTCCTCTGTGAAGTTATCTAGGGAAAAACAGATTGGTTCGATCAGTATGTATGTGTATTTTGTCTGTGAGAGTGAGATTTCATAGTGTTGTTCTACTCACTGTCACAGAAGTGGGCATTGAAGGGTTCCCTCTGCTCAGGGCCCAGGTTGCACTTGTCCCAGAAGGTCACTAGTTCCTGTCTGACCTTTTCAATCACATCCTCCAGCTTGGTCTTCTGCAGGTCTGTCAGACGGTCCACCTCCCCCTGCCACTGGACCGGACAACATGTTCAGGTTAAGTatgaagaaaaaggaaaacaacGCTCAGAAACAGTGATACGAGGAGGTACTATAAGAAACACGTTTTCCCTCAGTGGTCCCCAATGAACATTACCCGGGTAAGGACTGTCGTCTCAACACTGTGGGGTACTAGCACcatctctgttctgttcccttGTTAGCTAAGTCCGGGGCAACATTGTAGTCATAGTGTAAGGTTTACTGTTTTGAACAGTGGTGTGTGGTATGCATGTGAAGCGTTGTCCAACACagtggtgaaggaggagagagttcCAACCTGTGTGATTTGGTCAGAGAGGGTACCCTGCACACTCTCTTGGAACACATTGCAGTCTTGCTCCAGCGCATCCAGACGATTCCACAGGCACATGGATTGTTCTTTCAGCTCAGCTAGAGTATTTGTCAGTGATTCCTTCTTGACCTCCATCTACACAAAAGGACACAAATACTATTGGCCCAGACCTAGAGGTCACATCAGATACAATAAAAGACTACAATATAATATTTAAGTAATCATTAGTAGAGCGGCTAGATTATTTTCAGTACCTGGGAGAGCAGCAGTTTGAGGGCTTTGATATTTTCATGAGTGAGCAGGAATATATCCTCGTCGTGGCCCACAGACTCTTTCTCCAGGCTAGTCTCTGGTTCATGACCCATCTCCTCCATCAGCTTCCTGATGTCCTCACGCAGACCTGAGAACACCTTTGCACGACTCTTCTACAGGATGGAGTGACAAgagtttagatttttttctccaaaatacGAGTAATGAGCAGTTATGACAAATGTACAGTTTTGAATAATAATGTTGCTTTTTAAAGACAATAGGAAGTTCAACATGACATTCACACTAAACCCAAATCTTCAACATGGCCTGCAGCCATTACAGTACCTTTTCCTCGCTGAGGGTCTGGATGTGCTCCCGGAGCTCCTGTAGCTGCGTGCGAGATGGCATGCTGCCAGTGGGGATGTAATAGGGGGTGACYRACAGCTCCACACACAGTTCCTTATCCTCCTGCTGCAGTCCGTGTAGCTCCTTCAAACGCTCCACCTTCTCCTTGGTCAGAACCTCCACACGCAGACGCAGGTTCTTCTCAATCTGGAGGACTGTCAGGCCCTCCTCCATCTGACAGGTGGACAAGTTGGAGACCAGGAGGTTAGTACAAAGGAAGGGAAGGAGTCAAGGAAAGGAAGCAGCAAACAATGTTGTTGAGGTTGATTATAAAAAGCCTTAAAGTACCACTTACTTTGTTTGGATCCATTGACATTTCCAGGCACAAGGTATCCAGCTGTTTTTGAAAAGTGATGATATTGGCCCGGATGCGGTGCTTCAAGGCTTCCTCCTCAGTGATCATGTCATTCAAAAGGCCCTTAGGAAAATAGTGTCATAGAGTTGGTTAATTAACTACTTGACGAGGATTCAGTAACATGCAGTTCATCTGAATATACTGTTTTCTAAAGCCTCACCTCAATGTGTTTCTTCACCGTCTCCATTCGCTCCACCCTCTGTTCCTCCATAATGCCTATGCTGTCCCAGATGCCCACCAGCCTGGCCATGGCATGGTTTATACCCGTCACTAGCGAGAAAGCCAGGGCTTCACTGCAGAGATGAGTGACAAGACAATCACATTTGGTAACTTATGCTGGCTAGGTAGCCAGCAAACATATAACTAGTTATTTTGAACACTTTGTTCACTGCCAGARTWGCTCTGGTCCAAGCGCATGCGTTGGATCTGCACTACAACGGATGGACCATAATAACTAGTTTGGCGGTTCAGGCAGAGAAAGGTTCGTCAGCAAACATTACTCTAGCAACYTCTTTACTTTGGCGAGTAGCAGAAGTATGTAAAAGCCTGTCAATATTAAGGTGGAAATCCATCTAGGGGTGAATGTAAAAATAACACCCCGGACCAGCGCTAACACACAGTTGGCTATGATACCCTTAGTATCAAAGTTTAGCGTTAGTcctctgttagctagctaccagcggTTTGAACATTTCCcctatttaagtcatttagcagacgctcttatccagagcgattgcCCCTATCTCGGGCAATGCTGCAATGTCATTAGCTATTTCTATTGCGAAAGCAACTTCTAATTGTAATCAACCAAACATTGATGCAGCTAACTTTAACTAGCTAAGTTAACTGGTACGACCAAAGATTTTGTATAACTGTGGTGCTAACTGTCTGTACTAACGTTAGCATGCTTTAGCAAGCCAAGTCAACTTGAACTTACCTCCTCCGACTTGACATAGTTTCCCCTGACAACAATAAAGGAAAAATAAGTAGCTGTTGAAGAATATCAATTATTTATACAAAAAGACGTAGATGGCTGGCTAGTTTCATTTGTCACTACAGCGGTGCGAAAGCAGTACCCTTTCAGCTGCTTGtgccaaaaaattcaaaaaatatgtCCTTGTTCAAGAAGCGCTGTAATAGGCTATTCACTCACCAATGGCACTCCCATTTTCTCA
This portion of the Salvelinus sp. IW2-2015 unplaced genomic scaffold, ASM291031v2 Un_scaffold3414, whole genome shotgun sequence genome encodes:
- the LOC112075812 gene encoding protein regulator of cytokinesis 1 isoform X3; protein product: MSSRRSEALAFSLVTGINHAMARLVGIWDSIGIMEEQRVERMETVKKHIEGLLNDMITEEEALKHRIRANIITFQKQLDTLCLEMSMDPNKMEEGLTVLQIEKNLRLRVEVLTKEKVERLKELHGLQQEDKELCVELXVTPYYIPTGSMPSRTQLQELREHIQTLSEEKKSRAKVFSGLREDIRKLMEEMGHEPETSLEKESVGHDEDIFLLTHENIKALKLLLSQMEVKKESLTNTLAELKEQSMCLWNRLDALEQDCNVFQESVQGTLSDQITQWQGEVDRLTDLQKTKLEDVIEKVRQELVTFWDKCNLGPEQREPFNAHFCDNNFTEELLALHDAALLKVKKYYDQVKPLLEALQRWEKYWALFQDFEKKANDPNRFSNRGGALLKEAKEKVKVQKMLPKLEEELKKGVEAWEKDQGSAFLVQGRRVMTYISSQWEEYKQQRDKEKSERAALQTSKKGEMTTPFKTPTKRAHGGINGPTPNKIRKTPSQLTRVRSSSTFIRVPSSKPPLSQVQMQKMRPLESSSSQRTPLLECNSTERKQPVDISYSDFTSALSKKTSDAVFNSTAKDPTF
- the LOC112075812 gene encoding protein regulator of cytokinesis 1 isoform X2 — its product is MSSRRSEALAFSLVTGINHAMARLVGIWDSIGIMEEQRVERMETVKKHIEGLLNDMITEEEALKHRIRANIITFQKQLDTLCLEMSMDPNKMEEGLTVLQIEKNLRLRVEVLTKEKVERLKELHGLQQEDKELCVELXVTPYYIPTGSMPSRTQLQELREHIQTLSEEKKSRAKVFSGLREDIRKLMEEMGHEPETSLEKESVGHDEDIFLLTHENIKALKLLLSQMEVKKESLTNTLAELKEQSMCLWNRLDALEQDCNVFQESVQGTLSDQITQWQGEVDRLTDLQKTKLEDVIEKVRQELVTFWDKCNLGPEQREPFNAHFCDNNFTEELLALHDAALLKVKKYYDQVKPLLEALQRWEKYWALFQDFEKKANDPNRFSNRGGALLKEAKEKVKVQKMLPKLEEELKKGVEAWEKDQGSAFLVQGRRVMTYISSQWEEYKQQRDKEKSERAALQTSKKGEMTTPFKTPTKRAHGGINGPTPNKIRKKTPSQLTRVRSSSTFIRVPSSKPPLSQVQMQKMRPLESSSSQRTPLLECNSTERKQPVDISYSDFTSALSKKTSDAVFNSTAKDPTF
- the LOC112075812 gene encoding protein regulator of cytokinesis 1 isoform X1, encoding MSSRRSEALAFSLVTGINHAMARLVGIWDSIGIMEEQRVERMETVKKHIEGLLNDMITEEEALKHRIRANIITFQKQLDTLCLEMSMDPNKMEEGLTVLQIEKNLRLRVEVLTKEKVERLKELHGLQQEDKELCVELXVTPYYIPTGSMPSRTQLQELREHIQTLSEEKKSRAKVFSGLREDIRKLMEEMGHEPETSLEKESVGHDEDIFLLTHENIKALKLLLSQMEVKKESLTNTLAELKEQSMCLWNRLDALEQDCNVFQESVQGTLSDQITQWQGEVDRLTDLQKTKLEDVIEKVRQELVTFWDKCNLGPEQREPFNAHFCDNNFTEELLALHDAALLKVKKYYDQVKPLLEALQRWEKYWALFQDFEKKANDPNRFSNRGGALLKEAKEKVKVQKMLPKLEEELKKGVEAWEKDQGSAFLVQGRRVMTYISSQWEEYKQQRDKEKSERAALQTSKKGEMTTPFKTPTKRAHGGINGPTPNKIRKPFQKTPSQLTRVRSSSTFIRVPSSKPPLSQVQMQKMRPLESSSSQRTPLLECNSTERKQPVDISYSDFTSALSKKTSDAVFNSTAKDPTF
- the LOC112075812 gene encoding protein regulator of cytokinesis 1 isoform X4, with translation MSSRRSEALAFSLVTGINHAMARLVGIWDSIGIMEEQRVERMETVKKHIEGLLNDMITEEEALKHRIRANIITFQKQLDTLCLEMSMDPNKMEEGLTVLQIEKNLRLRVEVLTKEKVERLKELHGLQQEDKELCVELXVTPYYIPTGSMPSRTQLQELREHIQTLSEEKKSRAKVFSGLREDIRKLMEEMGHEPETSLEKESVGHDEDIFLLTHENIKALKLLLSQMEVKKESLTNTLAELKEQSMCLWNRLDALEQDCNVFQESVQGTLSDQITQWQGEVDRLTDLQKTKLEDVIEKVRQELVTFWDKCNLGPEQREPFNAHFCDNNFTEELLALHDAALLKVKKYYDQVKPLLEALQRWEKYWALFQDFEKKANDPNRFSNRGGALLKEAKEKVKVQKMLPKLEEELKKGVEAWEKDQGSAFLVQGRRVMTYISSQWEEYKQQRDKEKSERAALQTSKKGEMTTPFKTPTKRAHGGINGPTPNKIRKKMRPLESSSSQRTPLLECNSTERKQPVDISYSDFTSALSKKTSDAVFNSTAKDPTF